ATAAGTATAATCTGCATTATAGTTGTAAAGTGATTTTCtgtgtaaaaaaaagaaaaaacttattatgaaacaaaggGGTATAAAAGTACTTAAGACATGAGAAGAGGAGACAATAACATCGATTCACgtttcattaaaaaaacaatcGATTCAtgaatattataaaatcaaaacagGCCCatgagtttcttttgtttttatcacTCATCTTGTTTACTGAGCACCGCCACATAGAGAAAGGACAAGCTTCGTGTGCGGCCATGGAAAGCCACACGTGCGTGTCGGCATTTTGTTCAGCCCTCGTTATGGTGGTCTACAAGTCGCGATCATTCGACGCTCAATGATGTTCTAGTTTTCTTCATTGGATCCTTTTTCGCGTTTGGTTTgaatctatattttatataggTCGCAATTAAATCATAATATGATAATGACGATTAAcgtttaaaatataacattgcCACCTTTATTTGcaaatgaaatttgttttttttttttgctgttaaATTTTGCAGACGTAGTTTTACATGTTTATAAGTCACTTGATGATTTAAGGTCGCAGAGTATTAAATGTTTTGTATACACGTTTTCCATTTGATATATACCTTATTTTCTTTGTAGTAATCTTAACTAAAAgaaactagaaaaaaaaaactagaaaccTAGAAGTATATTTATACCAGCATGCATGTATAACCCATATACTATGTTggatatactaatatatatacgtggatttgtttgtattattatatattaaataaaactgaTCACACTGTACTTATACGGCTAATCATGTGAACGATCAATGAGATATCGAAGAGATATGGGCAGAGTTGAAAGAAGCATGTCCCGATGCAATTTATGTAGAAGATAAAATAATAGCTAAGATATAAGTATACGCCAACAAATCTAATAGATATATCAAACATATGAATTattgattcaaaattttggtcttactatataatttaaagtTTGTGACTGACGTATTCTTGGGACAAAATGTCTCTGTTGTATCTTAAGCCTGAATCGGTGTCGCTTTTTAGCTTTTCTCCATGCTCATGCACGACCGGtgcatttatattttaattcatgCACGTCTTAttacatgaatttttattttgatcaaCATATGCAATTGCGGCACGGCGCGGTACTGTCACAACATAgaaaacacacatatatattgtatatgtaTTCTGAAAGCATCCAAATTTCCATTAGATATGTATACATCATAATAAACGAAAAGGCTCAAAATTGGAACATAGTAGACGTGCTAAGTTCATTCCGACGTATCCTCTATGATATTCGCATGTTGAGTCGAACTTTCATCTctattcaattttgttttgtttcgcaCTTGGATAATAGTGTTGCTGATGGATTAGCCAAATCAACCTTTTGTTTATTATCTTCATCCTACTTTGTGGAGTAAAATCTGTTTCTACTTAATTAGTACTAGTATTAATGAATGGTTTGACCCACAAAAAGTAAAGGTGCTaagtataattaattattttacatttttgtccATTGAGCAATATGATAAATTGGGGAATGCTCATACAAGTAAACATAATTGATATTTTCACCAAAATCAAACGTTTTATTCCCAATTATTTATCCTCGTTcgatttttttaactttaaaattggTCCAAAGTTCCGAACTAAATCTCACAGGATAGATTCCTTTTCTTACAAACAGGCCCACATAGACCCAAACTAACATATTGGCGTTATTTTGGTAGTCAAGGTCTTAAATGTTTCGTCTACACATTAGTGTCCAAGATATAGTTTGGCCCAAAGTCTTATTGGGCTTTTATTCttatagaattatttttttcacgTAAAGGCCCACATAGAGACACTCATCATATCCATGTGTCGTTGTAATTAATTTGGTATCTGTCGGTACCTACGCTATATACTTCGTATCCGTTTAGTTCAAGTAATCATTAGTCAAATCGAGTAATAAATCACAAAATTAGATTGTTAGCAAGTACATTTGACAAGTAAAAACACTATTAAAGTTGACCTTCACCAAATGAAATTAAGCGGGTAATCCACACTTTACATGCAAGCAATTTACAAATAATTCATGAGTATATTTGAAATTAGAAATACTCCACTGATAAAAAGAAGAATAGTAGTAAATTCCAACGAACCCCACCACTAATCCCTTAAAGATATGTTACTTAATTCGCCAATTTGCATTGTGATTACTGACAAAGCAGTTGTTGATTcctttttattagtttatactATATTCTTTGCTAATATAGCCATATAggtcaaaatatataaattaaaaaacccCTCCCAAAATGTGAAAGGTATCCGATCTATCACGTGTTAAAGATAagattattgttttatttataggTGAAATATTTTAAGCATTTTTTCtgttaatttgtttttcttttttggtttgaGAAGTGTGCAAAGATGAGTAAGATACACATTTTTTACTCTTATTTGCAGGCGAAGACAGTACAAATAATTTCCACCCACCAGTGTGTATCCCAGATCTGAGTGTATCCTCCATTTTAATTTCATTTGTGTGACAAAATTTTGTGAATGGAGGAAAAAAGCGGGGGCGGGTCCCCACTTGTCTCTCCCACAACCTTTTTGGTACCGGGTCAATAATGTTACAAGTTACAATAACGCCTGCCTTGATTTGATTTCTGAATTTAGATTTCTACACAAAGCGCGGGATATCCAACGGTCAATAATAAGCCACGTGTAAGATTCCTTCCAGACATGACTTGTTCTACTATATAAACCCCCTTGGAGTTGGACCCAATCACGTTTCTCGGATCCACAAAAACgaaagtaacaaaaaaaaaaggacgaTTTGATAGCAATCAAAATGGCGGAAGAGAAGAGCTTCAAGTACGTGATCGTCGGAGGTGGCGTCGCCGCCGTGagtctctctttcttttgataTGCTCTGAACTTCTCACTGTTTAGCTTTTAGATCTATTGTTTAAGAACGAACTAGGAAGTATATATGACGTTTGGGATGTTCTTGAATCATAGGGATACGCGGCTAGAGAGTTCTCTAAGCAAGGTCTCAAGCCTGGTGAACTTGCTATCATCTCCAGGGAACCGGTAAGTCTCGTCGAGTCCCGGCCCTTGAGATTCAGGGTGGCCGGGTTGGACCATTTATTAAAgatttgaattattattattttaatataaatttggaGGTTATGTGTTATGTGTAAGACCAATGTTTTATTCTGCGTTGACCAAGAACAGCTCTGTCTCAGGCCTTGGAAAATGATAGATTCTTTTggtttaatagttttttttttgtgtgtgtgtgtgtgttaaaACAGGTGCCTCCTTATGAGCGTCCTGCACTCAGCAAAGGATATATTAATTTCCAGAGTAAAAACTTTCTCTGATCTTAAAAActctttgtttatatatataaggtaGTCCCGTCCGTGCTTTGGTtttctttatttgattatttgttgtCATTTATTGGTAACACACAGATAAAGCTTCACTTCCGGGTTTCTATGTCTGTGCTGGAAGTGGGGGAGAGAGACAGTTCCCTCCGTGGTACAAAGAGAATGGTGAGTGTGTCTCTTACTTTTTTTGTAAGTTGCTTCATAACATTAGTTTCTCTCTTTACTCATCATATGTCTTCTTACTTTTTTTGCTAGGGATTGATCTGTTTCTGGAGACAGAGATTGTCAAAGCAGATCTTGCTTCAAAGACTCTCGTCAGTGGCACTGGACAAGTCTTCAAGTACCAAACTTTGATAGCTGCTACTGGTTCTTCCGTACGCACacacaatctctctctctctcttctctctgtctctttctGCTTTCCCTTCTAAAGGAAGGTTTTGAAAAACTGTGCAGGTCACAAGGTTGTCAGATTTTGGGGTGGAAGGAGCAGATGCTAAGAATATATTCTACCTAAGAGAGCTTGTAGATGCTGATGAGCTTCTGACTGCAATGCTTGAAAAGGAAAATGGCAAAGCTGTGGTTGTTGGTGGCGGTTACATCGGTCTTGAACTCAGTTCTGCTCTCAAGGTTAACAACATGGAAGTTACCATGGTTTATCCAGAGCCTTGGTGCAGTAAGTCTTTCCTTCTTTAATCCAAATTCAAAAACCACTTCCTCTGCTTTATAACTAACATCTTTCacttcttttgaaaaaaaagtgcCTCGGCTTTTCACCGCTGACATTGCTTCCTTCTATGAGGGTTACTACGCCAACAAAGGGATCAACATTGTCAAAGGCACCGTTGCTGCCGGTTTCACCACTAACTCTGCTGGAGAGGTAAAAGCAATTTAGTTTCTTTCTGATTCAGCAAATACTAACCGCTCTTTTTGATTTTATGATGCTCAGGTCACTGAGGTGTTATTGAAGGACGGAAGAAAACTAGAAGCTGATATAGTGATCGTAGGTGTTGGTGCTAGACCTATTACATCTCTCTTCAAAGGCCAAGTTGAAGAAGACAAGGGTGGACTCAAGGTTTGTTTGTTACTTACAATGACTCTCTAGCTTGTGAAACTTATGTAAGACTGATGAGATCTTTCCTTTTTGATTTTACAGACTGATGCATTCTTCAGAACGAGCGTTCCAGATGTATACGCCGTTGGTGACATAGCCACCTTCCCTATGAAACTCTACAACGATATGAGACGCGTTGAACACGTGGACCATGCTCGCAAGTCTGCTGAGCAAGCCGTTAAGGCGATCAAGGCTGCAGAGGAAGGAAGTTCTATTCCTGAATATGATTATCTTCCATACTTCTACTCTAGAGCCTTTAATCTCTCGTGGCAGTTCTACGGTGATAACGTTGGAGAGACCGTGTTGTTTGGTGACAATGACCCGACATCTGCTAAACCGAAGTTCGGGAGCTACTGGATCAAAGAAGGGAAGTTGATAGGAGTGTTTCTAGAAGGAGGGAGTCCTGATGAGAACAAGGCGATTGCTAAGGCTGCGAGAGAACAGCCTTCTGTTGAGAGCGTTGAGGTGTTGTCCAAGGAAGGACTTTCCTTCGTCAGCAAcatatgaaaaacaaaaaaaaagggaacAGAACTGCTTCTACGTTCTGACTCGTGTTGTGTGTTGTAGTGTGTTCTGTCTTGAGTTTGAGTGGCTTTATGTCATGTCTCATAACGTTTGTTGGGATTTATTTGATTGAGAAAtaaatttgaaactatttaGCTCAAAATTGTATTGTTGAATCCCTTTAATCTTTGTTACTTTtagctttctttttctttttcttaatgaaataaaaaaggatgataattaattaatactagAAATGAACAcgtttaaaatagttttatttagtGGCAAAGACTTTTAAGACTGAACATAGAAACTAGGCCGGGGCGTTCGGGTATCCGTTGGTGTTCGGATCGGACTTTTTggattttcgggttttcgggtttacgCTCCTAGGTCCtatagtaaaattttattagtacgggtcgggttcggttaaaaattatattgcatcctaaaacccataaagtaaccatatatcattcgggtttgggttatatcggttcggttcggatataaccaaagtaaaaaaacaaaaatttaaagaaaaacattaaaaaacaactaaattaataaaatttaatctatcatacataaaattgctaaaataacaataaaatgttaaatcaagcatgaaaacaaatattatttgtaaacaatatacattatattatagagagtagacttgttatttcaatgaacaaattataaactacttatttataactaattgtgtacttaaaatatttttaatattgttaatatttattattatatatcatattaccacgaatattaaatttaataaccaaaatacttaatatatatatatatatatttcaaaatatttatattaactattagtttcgggttttttggattacccgttcgggttcggttaataacacttcgggttcggatatttttataCCATCCTAGaagacccgttcgggtatttttacatttcgggtcggataacgggtcgggtttttcggttcgggttcagttcggatttcgggttccggATTTTATGCCCAGGCCTAATAGAAACACAAAATGAATGAAGTGATACTgaacaaaacagagaaagaacaAACAACTGAGAAGAACCCtacaagtgtttttttttttgtttcttcctcCTCACGCTTTCATAAAAGAGGCTGTAAGACTTTCGTGTAAAAGAGAGTAAACCGATCTCCATCCTTCTTCTGTAGGGTGACTATCATCCCAAAAGAAGGCAGACTTAGGATCATCACATATCATATACTTCTTCACACCCTTTTCATCCACACTTCCACAGAAATACTCACTGCTCACGCCTACGCAGCACGGTTTCAACGGGCTCTGAAACGTCGTACTCCCTGCATTTCCGCAAAACCAATCAATCACACTAATAATTTTACTGCATTTGACATgcaatattattgaaaatattttaattttatgattcttATAATCAATCTAAATTGTTTTATGGGAATTTTGTAgttaaagataaaataaaaatccagatcttatatttttgtaaatgaGATTAAAGAGtgttttaacaagaaaaaaatcatactaaactttttttatttcaataaaaatcatctaaaagcttataaaaatttaaatcactTCAAATTCTAAATTGAATATATACCCTATAATTAAAACACTGAGAAAGTtcaaaactaaaactaataCCTGGATTTGCTCCTTTGTTGTTGAAGACGTTCAAGAAAGCGTTGTAAAGATCAATGATGATGAAAGTGGACTGTTTGATTTCGTTATTGAGCTTTACCACGGCTTGTTGCAACAAGCTGTTGTGGAGTCTCACTAAAGCGTTTTGTGTCTCGTTACAACGCTGGAACGAGGAGGCAAAGGTAATGCCAGGGAGGCAACCGAGAGGCTGCAGCAACGGTACTGCTACTTTCTTTACTCCCAAGGCGTGGATCCGCCTCAGATTCACTTCTGTTTGATCCACCACTTGCTTTATGAATGCTGGAAAGTCCTGTGACATGCAatgaatatataaatgaaacaaaatcaGCTGTAACAAAGATAAgcaaaataaatgtaaaatgtaTTGATAAAAATGTAGATCAGTTGCATTTATTTGTAACTAAATATCCATGTAGCACAGCTTGTATTATTGCTCTAATGTgtacattttatattaataaaatagtattttaaatcTACAATAACAAAAGATAAGCAAAATGaatgtaaaatgtatttttatttcttaccGAGGCAGGGCGGTTTTGCGAGATGAAAGTGGAATAGTCGTTGCCGGCGACGCTGACGAGCGCGACGGAGGAGATAAGGTTGGAGGGAGTGTAGATGTCTCCAGCGTTGAGAATGTTCTTGAAGAAATCGATTTGAGTGGTCATATTCGGCAATGGAACTTGAGTGTTGAACACTCCTGTTCCTCCGTACGCAAAGTTCATTCCGTACTGTAAACGTTTCTTTCCCGCGTAATTTTTCCAGAAGTATGGGATTGGTGATTTTATCCCCACGAATTTTGCtacaataagaaaaaaaatatattctataatgTATCTGAtgagttataagttataacGATTTATTTCATAGATTAATAGTTAATTATACAATTCATGCTATAAAAGTTTTGTTTATGACTTTATTAACGATGGCTATTGATAGaagtactttttttttgatagaaGTACTTTAGTTTTAGAATAATGTTATTATTCTGAATATATGGACTTTGACAGCGCATATGTTTTAGCTTTAGTCGTTTTATATTATtacaaagataaaaagaaaggaTGCATGAAGTGTCTTTGCTTTGTTGATGCTTAGTGGTAGTAGCTATGATGCGATTATTAAGCAGAAACATTATAATAGAAAAAGTTAAACCTTTATgaaaagatatataaaggaCAAGAAGCTAAAAAGGAAAACAGATAAGTACCGAATACTATGAACGCAAAAGAGACAACTAATTTGTTTATATACTATTCATTTGTACTATGTGCAACTACTATACAGATCAATACGCTGTGGATTGATGCAAACACTGACCGCTGGTAAATAATCGACTAGTTTCCCTTATTAACCCATTTACACAATATTTCAGgaacaaattaaaatttcattagaTGTAATGTAACACAAGAAAAAAGAAGCTGATATGATGCGTAATTACTTCACAATATATTCATCAATACACAAGCACATGTATTGTAGCTTGTAGGTATATAAGGTTCATAATAGGAAAATATCTCAAAATAAACAGTACAATAGCTTACTAAGTTATACTACATAGAAATTTTGTTGGAAGGAAAATGTTAATATCTAGCAACTAAActgaaaatagttttattttttcctgGTTCAGTGAAAATAGTTTAGcgggaaaaaaataagaagtgaAAATCACTTTCAAAAGTAAAGCACGACAAGAAGATGGCAAAAAGCAACGAAACATAGTGATTCGCCTACTTGACACTAGACCTGTCTTCCATCACTGTTTCCTGAACTTATTTAATACGCGTCATCATTTACAGACACATACAGTATAATTTACATGTTATTACTTGGTTATTAATCAAACTTGATCTCTTACGTCTGAAattgaaataatcaaatagtaAAGTCTTTAAACATGCGGTAATAAGTATACTGTCAAGTGATTACAGCCGGACTTTACTTGATTTGGTCAACAGAAAATTGacatactaaaaacaaaaatatgctACTTAGTAGTTAAGGAGTGCGAAGAGGAAGAGTTTACCGAGAAAATCAGTGGCGACGCGGCCATCGGAAAAACGGCCAGCGGGTTTACCGGGGAAAGTGATACCGTAAGGAAATTTCCAAGAACTAGAGAGAGACTTCTTAACGTTCCCTGTGTCTGCATAAGAGTCTCCGAACACAAACAGCTTCGTTGGTCTGAATCCGTACAAACGATGA
This genomic stretch from Raphanus sativus cultivar WK10039 chromosome 3, ASM80110v3, whole genome shotgun sequence harbors:
- the LOC108847599 gene encoding monodehydroascorbate reductase 2 — encoded protein: MAEEKSFKYVIVGGGVAAGYAAREFSKQGLKPGELAIISREPVPPYERPALSKGYINFQNKASLPGFYVCAGSGGERQFPPWYKENGIDLFLETEIVKADLASKTLVSGTGQVFKYQTLIAATGSSVTRLSDFGVEGADAKNIFYLRELVDADELLTAMLEKENGKAVVVGGGYIGLELSSALKVNNMEVTMVYPEPWCMPRLFTADIASFYEGYYANKGINIVKGTVAAGFTTNSAGEVTEVLLKDGRKLEADIVIVGVGARPITSLFKGQVEEDKGGLKTDAFFRTSVPDVYAVGDIATFPMKLYNDMRRVEHVDHARKSAEQAVKAIKAAEEGSSIPEYDYLPYFYSRAFNLSWQFYGDNVGETVLFGDNDPTSAKPKFGSYWIKEGKLIGVFLEGGSPDENKAIAKAAREQPSVESVEVLSKEGLSFVSNI
- the LOC108847717 gene encoding GDSL esterase/lipase At5g03610-like, with the protein product MDSLIKLFLCLYGVLFTSLLFAEINGVEGSEKNHRLYGFRPTKLFVFGDSYADTGNVKKSLSSSWKFPYGITFPGKPAGRFSDGRVATDFLAKFVGIKSPIPYFWKNYAGKKRLQYGMNFAYGGTGVFNTQVPLPNMTTQIDFFKNILNAGDIYTPSNLISSVALVSVAGNDYSTFISQNRPASDFPAFIKQVVDQTEVNLRRIHALGVKKVAVPLLQPLGCLPGITFASSFQRCNETQNALVRLHNSLLQQAVVKLNNEIKQSTFIIIDLYNAFLNVFNNKGANPGSTTFQSPLKPCCVGVSSEYFCGSVDEKGVKKYMICDDPKSAFFWDDSHPTEEGWRSVYSLLHESLTASFMKA